TTGAAAAAACTGAACAAAAAATATAAAACCAATGGTTAAGGCAAAAATGGTTAAAAATAACAATCTAAAACGCGGCTCGCTAAATGCTTTTTTTACATTTAAGACCCCAGTAAACCAATATAGCGGTTTGTGTGTGGGGTTTTGCAGGGTTTCGGGCATAAAAAAGTGCAAATAAATAATATTTACAAAACATATTCCCATAGCTAAGCCAATTGCCAACTCGTAGCTAAACCAATGAAGCGTTTGTAAGCCAACATCTATTAATATGCCTACTACAAAACCTAAACCAAAGGTTACGCCAACAATGCCAAAATTTTTAGCACTTGTTTGGGGTGTACTAAGGTCGGCAATGGCCGATTGGAGGGTAATTTGTGTTACACCTAAACAGCCATGCAAAATACGAGCTATAAAAAATAAACTAATGCTTTGCAACCAGCATCCGGATAAAATTAACCCATACGAAACAAAATTTACTAGGTAGGCCAATAAAAATACCTTTTTCCGGCCTATTCTGTCGCTTAAAGCTCCTAATAATGGCGAAGACAAAAACGAACATATCGAAAATACGCCTAATAATAAACCGTAATAGGTTGTAAGGGTAGGTTGGGTGTAATTGGCGGCAAATAGCCCTTTTTCGGGGTTGGTCGAGAAAATAAAGGGCAACAAGGGCATAATGATGCCAAATGCCGTAAAATCGAGCAACGAAGTTATAAATAGCTGTTTTAATTTATGGCTATTTTTTGAACTTGCTGCTGTGTGCAAGGAGGAGTTAGGCAAAATAATTTTTGATCAAGTAATACAAACGATACCAGATTTGGCGGCAAAAAGTTGACTTAAAATTTTACTCCGGATGATTAGGAGCGGTATCGGTACTATGGGCTTCTGAAATAATATCAGCTTGTTTTTTGCGCATACGGATATTAAGCAACTCAACGGCCAACGAAAAGAAAATAGCAAAGTAAATATAGCCTTTTGGTACTTCTTGGTGGTGTAAACTGTGCAAACCCTCGAACACTAACATAAAGCCTATTAGCAACAAGAAAGCCAAAGCCAATACTTTCATGCTTGGGTGGCGGTTTATAAATTCGGCAATACTGTCTGCAAAAATAATCATAACGACCATAGAAATTACAACGGCAATAATCATAATCGTAACATTTTGTACTAAACCTACGGCAGTTAAAATTGAGTCGAACGAAAACACAATGTCAAGCATAACAATTTGAAATATTACGCTATTAAAGCTAAGCTTACGCTGCCGTGCTTGTGGGTGGTGCTCTTCGCCTTCAATTTTTTGGTGTATTTCGTTGGTTGATTTGTACAATAAAAAAATGCCCCCTAAAAATAAAATAATATCGCGCCAAGACATAGCTAAATGGGCATCGTTTGCAATAGGAATGTGCACATTAAAAACAGGTTCTTTTAAACTTACAATCCAAGAAATACTAAATAATAATCCAATTCTTATTGCCAAAGCCAAAACTAAACCAATACGCCTTGCATTTGATTGTTGGCTTTTAGGCAGACGCCCCGACAAGATGGACAAAAACACTAAATTGTCTATGCCCAATACAATTTCCATAAAGGTTAGGGTAATTAAACTAATTAAGCCTGCGCTTGTAAGTATTTCGGCCATAAATAAATATAAATAGTAATAAGTGTTGGTAAATAAAAGGAATTAAACTAAGCAAAAAATTTGGAGAGGGGCAAAATTAGCAATAAATTTACAAAAACAGGGTAACTGCCTTATTTTTTCCGAAATTTGCCCTTCTAAAACACTACGGCTACCGTAACACCATGGACAAAATTAAGATGCAAAAAGATAAATTGCTAAAAGGTATAGCTGCGTTATTGTTATTTACAATGATATGTGTGCCGTTAAAGGCGCAACGCTACGGCACTTGTGTTGGGCTTAGGGGGGGCAACAATGGCGTAGGAATAACAGTACAACATAGGGTTTTGCCCCGTACCACCATCGAACCTATTTTGAATTTTAATCTAAATTCAGCTTCCTTAACTGTTTTACCACAGTACCATATACCCATTATAGGCAAGTGGTTTAACTATTATGTAGGTGCGGGGCCACACTTGGGTTATAATTACACTTTGGGTTTTTATGGGGGGGCGACTGCTATTGCCGGCCTTGAATGGAAACTTCCCATTCTGCGCATTCAATTCTCGTTTGATGTAAAACCGGCTTTCCACCTATATCATCCGGATAATAAATATATCGGATGGCATACCGGGGTTTCATTGAGGTATGTTGCCATTAGCCACCGCGATTTAAAAAAACAAGAACGCGCCAACCGCCGCGCTAACCGGAAAGGTATTTTTAAATGGTGGCTATTTTGATGAACGGTTAAAAAATTATGCTTTATTACCTTTTTTATTTGTATTTTTGTTGCCGGTTTTGTATATATAAAAATTTAATTGCAAGCCAAATATTATTTATACACTGATAATTATATGCAAGTTGTAAATTATTTAAACAATACGCTTACAAGCTTGTATTGTTATTTACAAGTATTAAGCCCCCGCGATTATAGTACACCCTTACCCATTTTAATGGGGGCAAGTATAGGGCAACACACCCGCCATATTGTTGAGTTTTGCCAATGCTTGTTGCAACAATATCCACAAAAACAGGTTAGCTACGACCTTAGGCAGCGCAATTTACACCTCGAAAACGACCCAAGCTATGCTTTAAATGCTATAGCCCAAGTTTGTGAGCAAATTGCTTCTTTGGGCGATGATAAAGAGAACACGCTAAACAGCGAACTGGTGCTGATTTCGCATTTTCATCCGGATAACCCCGACGAGTTTATACATACGCCCACCACTTTAATTCGCGAATTGGTGTATAATTTAGAACACGCTATTCATCACATGGCTATCATCCGGATTGGCCTAAATACAATAGCTCCTTCGCTAACCGTACCCGATGCGTTTGGTATTGCCCCAACCACTATTCATTATCAACATCAAAATCGCCTTCAAAATAACACTAACGCTAATATTGGCAGCTAACAGCAACAAGAAGCAACAAACGCCACAAACATTAAATAATAGCAATGTGTACGGTAACATATTTGCCGCTTAATGGCCCTGCTCATTTTATTTTAACTAACAACCGAGACGAAGCCCCTCATCGTCACGCTTCGGTATTGTTTTATAACGGCGACACGCAGCTTGCCTACCCCCGCGAGCCTATTGCCGGCGGCACTTGGTTAGTTTTGTCGGCACAACGCCGTTTGGTATGTTTGCTCAATGGTGCCGATTTTGCCCACAAACGCCAAACACCTTACCGCAAAAGCAGAGGCCTGGTACTACTCGATGCTATGCAATTTGCCACCCTTGACGATTTTGCCTCGGGTTACCAACTTAAAGGCATTGAACCGTTTAGTTTAATAATTTTTGAAAACAACCAATTAGCTTTGCTGCGCTGGAATGGCCATTTTGCAACCCTAAAACCGCTTAATGCAAATCAACCCGAAATTTGGTCCTCATCAACCTTGTACCCAACCCATATAGCCAGCGAACGGCAACAATGGTTTGACCATTTTTTAAGCCATCAGCAACAAGCGCCGCCTACTGCTGCCCAAATTTTGCAGTTTCACCGCACGGCAGGCAGCCACGACCCCCAAAATGCTTTGGTTATGAACCGCAACAATATAGTCCAAACAATTAGTATTAGCCAGATAGAAGTACAACAACACAGCGCCATTTTTACCTATTTTGATTTGGTTGACAATAGCCAGCAACGCATCCGGATGGAATTTGAACCACAACCTCGGTAAAAAATCACTCTTATTTAACCACAACCTTTATTTTGTCTCAGCATATAAAACCAGTTTGGTATATACGGCTTACCCAATGGGAGTTTTGGCCGTTTTTTATGGTTTACCCTTTTGTAATGGTGTACTGGCTTTGGTGCAGTTTAAAAGCAAGGTCGTTGTTTTATTTTACGGCAGCCAACCCAAATATTGAAACGGGTGGTATTTTTGGCGAGTCGAAAAGTAAAATATTAGCCCAGTTACCCGCCCATTTACAGCCCGCCATTGTTTTGGTAAAAGCGAGGCAAAATTGGCATCTTACCGCGCAAGGCATAGCGCAAAAAGGCATTAGCTACCCCTTAATTGCCAAGCCCGATGTAGGCTGCCGGGGTTTATTGGTGCAAGTTATACAAAACGAAGCCCAATTACAAGCGTACCTTAATAAATATCCGGAAATGGATGTAATAGTGCAAGCCTATGTGTTACATCCCATAGAAGCCGGTATATTTTGTTGTGTCCAACCGAACTCTTCCTCGACTACGGTAGTAACATCGGTAACCTTAAAATCATTTATGAGCGTTACCGGAGATGGCAAAAGCAATATCAGGCAATTAATGGCAAATAACATCCACACCTCAATGCAATTAAGCCGTTTTGAAACCCATTATCCGGATGTTTTGGCGCAAATACCCTTTGATGGGCAAACTATTCTGCTCGAGCCTGTTGGCAATCATTGCAGGGGCACTAAATTTATAAACGGCAACTATTTAATTACACCGCAAATGCACCATGCGTTTACCCAGATTATGCAAACCTTGCCGGGCATGTATTACGTGCGTTTCGATTTGAGATGCCCTAGCTTAGATGATTTGGCAGCGGGGCGG
The sequence above is drawn from the Sphingobacteriales bacterium genome and encodes:
- a CDS encoding TerC family protein — its product is MAEILTSAGLISLITLTFMEIVLGIDNLVFLSILSGRLPKSQQSNARRIGLVLALAIRIGLLFSISWIVSLKEPVFNVHIPIANDAHLAMSWRDIILFLGGIFLLYKSTNEIHQKIEGEEHHPQARQRKLSFNSVIFQIVMLDIVFSFDSILTAVGLVQNVTIMIIAVVISMVVMIIFADSIAEFINRHPSMKVLALAFLLLIGFMLVFEGLHSLHHQEVPKGYIYFAIFFSLAVELLNIRMRKKQADIISEAHSTDTAPNHPE
- a CDS encoding NRDE family protein — encoded protein: MCTVTYLPLNGPAHFILTNNRDEAPHRHASVLFYNGDTQLAYPREPIAGGTWLVLSAQRRLVCLLNGADFAHKRQTPYRKSRGLVLLDAMQFATLDDFASGYQLKGIEPFSLIIFENNQLALLRWNGHFATLKPLNANQPEIWSSSTLYPTHIASERQQWFDHFLSHQQQAPPTAAQILQFHRTAGSHDPQNALVMNRNNIVQTISISQIEVQQHSAIFTYFDLVDNSQQRIRMEFEPQPR
- a CDS encoding MFS transporter, whose amino-acid sequence is MPNSSLHTAASSKNSHKLKQLFITSLLDFTAFGIIMPLLPFIFSTNPEKGLFAANYTQPTLTTYYGLLLGVFSICSFLSSPLLGALSDRIGRKKVFLLAYLVNFVSYGLILSGCWLQSISLFFIARILHGCLGVTQITLQSAIADLSTPQTSAKNFGIVGVTFGLGFVVGILIDVGLQTLHWFSYELAIGLAMGICFVNIIYLHFFMPETLQNPTHKPLYWFTGVLNVKKAFSEPRFRLLFLTIFALTIGFIFFVQFFQYFVTLRFHLDFNGTGLILIYTGLLIALMQQLALPWFSKRFEPKILLRYFIPLFGLGFAALLLPTQVWQLVVMLPLLVFFQSIVFPCLLALVSDLATPSEQGQIMGINQSVQALANALPPILIGFAVGHNVAFALAPGMVGSLIATWLYFRYQAKSKLQSSISSFNKSA